From Xylocopilactobacillus apis, a single genomic window includes:
- the lepB gene encoding signal peptidase I: MTKKKNSLLKHLFSYVLLFAVLFLVANLLMTFIFSSEQIHEESMEPNFTEGDRVLSFRLSKINRGDVIIFKAPNKSNKYYIKRVIGIPGDDISYRKDQLYINGEHQKENYLKDFQSSQQHQSNFTKSFTLKKLLDVDAVPNDKYFVLGDNRSISEDSRTYGFISRSSIVGVVFIRFWPIGHFKIY, from the coding sequence TTGACTAAAAAAAAGAATTCTTTATTAAAACATCTATTTAGCTATGTCTTGTTGTTTGCTGTCCTTTTTTTGGTCGCGAACTTATTAATGACATTTATTTTTTCAAGCGAACAAATTCACGAGGAGTCGATGGAACCGAACTTTACAGAAGGTGATCGTGTCCTTTCTTTTCGGCTGTCAAAAATTAATCGTGGGGACGTCATTATTTTTAAAGCCCCTAATAAATCTAATAAATATTACATTAAAAGAGTTATTGGAATCCCCGGTGATGATATTAGTTATCGCAAAGATCAGCTCTATATTAATGGCGAACACCAAAAAGAAAACTATTTAAAGGACTTTCAAAGTAGTCAGCAGCATCAAAGTAATTTCACTAAAAGTTTTACACTCAAAAAATTATTAGATGTCGATGCTGTGCCTAATGATAAATACTTTGTTCTCGGTGATAATAGAAGTATTTCTGAAGATTCGAGAACTTATGGTTTTATTAGTCGTTCTTCAATTGTTGGGGTTGTTTTTATCAGATTCTGGCCAATTGGTCATTTTAAGATATACTAG
- a CDS encoding DUF6612 family protein — protein sequence MKSKSIKYYAFAGLAFLSLGLSACSSNSSKGESASEQKKLNLSEVLAKSSSAESKLKSFHVVSKVQLSEGNNKVIDQNSSSYLKKPLNIQVVTDETTNKGAGTSQTAYLDQKNIYQLSGSSWTSNDLKSQKIDSKAMFQRVSNVTDTIFKNSAKDLKLSRQGKDYVVTFKGNVSQIKNQIGDLLAINTLKSPAIFNAALNQDQVKNFTYQATFDHQTLRPEKITYQITLQDANKSQIKYDGKITYSQFNSVDKFIMPH from the coding sequence TTAAGTGCCTGTTCAAGTAACAGCTCAAAAGGTGAAAGTGCTTCTGAACAAAAGAAATTAAATTTATCAGAGGTTCTTGCTAAAAGCAGCTCTGCAGAATCTAAACTAAAAAGTTTTCATGTTGTTAGTAAGGTTCAATTGAGTGAGGGTAATAACAAGGTAATTGACCAAAACTCAAGTTCCTACCTTAAAAAGCCTCTTAATATTCAGGTTGTTACTGATGAAACGACTAATAAAGGAGCTGGGACTTCCCAAACGGCTTATTTAGATCAGAAAAACATTTATCAGCTTTCAGGCAGTTCATGGACTTCTAATGACCTTAAATCTCAAAAGATAGATTCAAAAGCAATGTTTCAGCGAGTATCTAATGTGACAGATACAATTTTTAAAAATTCGGCAAAAGATTTAAAATTGAGCCGTCAAGGTAAAGATTACGTAGTTACTTTTAAAGGCAATGTCAGTCAAATAAAAAATCAAATTGGCGATCTTTTGGCAATTAACACATTAAAATCTCCAGCTATTTTTAATGCAGCGTTAAATCAGGATCAAGTGAAAAATTTTACGTATCAAGCAACTTTTGACCATCAGACGTTAAGACCTGAGAAGATTACTTATCAAATCACTTTACAAGATGCAAACAAGTCACAGATTAAATATGACGGGAAAATCACTTATAGTCAATTTAATTCAGTTGATAAATTTATCATGCCCCACTAA
- a CDS encoding MgtC/SapB family protein, with amino-acid sequence MKTHLTILEITFRLLLAAAVSGLIGYDREHKSRPAGLRTNILVCVGACIIALVQKEIAFNAFQVAIHYPKTVSAIRSDQATLIAQVVSGIGFLGAGTIIVQHGSIHGLTTAASLWVVACIGVAVGMGDYTIVIISTLVVFTVLVFLKKIIHINMFKNLEIQYHNKNETKEFLRQYFKEHHLEVDDVNFGVIRQDDEIIYTNIYEIEIPHEMNYDDIIEDISRNKNIVLIRTVSI; translated from the coding sequence ATGAAAACTCATTTAACTATTCTAGAAATTACTTTTCGCTTACTTTTGGCCGCTGCAGTGTCAGGTTTAATTGGTTATGATCGCGAACATAAAAGCCGACCCGCTGGTCTTAGAACCAACATTTTAGTTTGCGTGGGTGCTTGTATTATCGCATTAGTTCAAAAAGAAATTGCTTTTAATGCTTTTCAGGTTGCAATTCATTACCCCAAAACTGTGAGTGCCATTCGTTCAGATCAAGCAACTCTAATTGCCCAGGTTGTCAGTGGAATTGGTTTTTTGGGAGCTGGTACAATTATTGTTCAGCATGGATCAATTCACGGATTAACAACTGCTGCTAGTCTTTGGGTCGTTGCCTGTATTGGAGTGGCTGTTGGAATGGGTGATTACACTATCGTCATTATCAGCACTCTTGTAGTTTTTACCGTATTAGTATTTCTAAAGAAGATCATTCATATCAATATGTTTAAAAATTTGGAAATTCAATACCATAACAAAAACGAAACAAAAGAATTTCTTCGGCAATATTTCAAGGAACATCACCTCGAAGTCGATGACGTTAATTTTGGCGTCATCCGGCAAGACGACGAAATAATCTATACTAATATTTACGAAATTGAAATCCCTCATGAAATGAATTATGACGATATTATTGAAGATATCTCAAGGAACAAAAATATTGTTTTGATTAGAACTGTCAGCATTTAA
- a CDS encoding DUF308 domain-containing protein: MLNYFPLLKSTIGFYGSLILNLLISIALIIWPLKSLNYFALTLGIIAIVYACELLILTLKNKKSQTDFLTVIGIFAIAALIFSQTAQWSKIINWLSGIFVFLGGIQRITYSLKDNHIERQKYYFALIILIIGVLLIINPFFHQRVIFARTFGLILLVISACDMVLLRPHEA; encoded by the coding sequence ATGTTAAATTACTTTCCTCTTTTAAAATCAACAATTGGATTTTATGGCTCACTTATTTTGAATCTTCTAATAAGTATCGCTTTAATTATCTGGCCGCTAAAATCCCTTAATTATTTTGCCTTAACTTTAGGAATTATCGCTATTGTCTACGCTTGCGAACTCTTAATCCTGACTTTAAAAAACAAAAAAAGTCAAACTGATTTCTTAACAGTTATCGGGATATTTGCCATTGCTGCTCTTATTTTTAGTCAAACGGCTCAATGGTCAAAGATCATTAATTGGTTAAGCGGAATTTTTGTTTTTCTTGGCGGAATTCAAAGAATTACTTACTCTCTTAAAGATAACCATATTGAACGACAAAAATATTATTTTGCGCTCATAATTTTAATTATTGGCGTTTTATTAATCATTAATCCTTTTTTTCATCAAAGAGTTATCTTTGCGCGAACTTTTGGACTTATTTTACTAGTTATCAGCGCTTGTGATATGGTTCTTCTTCGTCCTCATGAGGCATAA
- a CDS encoding pyridoxal phosphate-dependent aminotransferase has translation MENYKFANRITGVSPSATLEMGRKAKELANQGVEVINLSLGEPDFVTPKFIDEAAKKAIDSGLASFYTATLGINELRMALANYYDSIAPLDFKNFGVTASTKLALYALLQILISDGEKVVVAAPYWVSYEQQVKLAMGDLYAVFPDNPEMKLTTKELDELDFIPKAIILNNPTNPTGAVYSKEELLDIINWAEVNQVYLIVDEIYGKLVYNGTKFTSVLELKEINNSKLIVVDGVSKSYSMTGWRLGWVIADPKIISKLGEVLDHVTSNPAAVSQYAALAAITSDGSSVEEMRCAFEERLNTTYDKLQEVNGLTIVDKPQGAFYLFLKVDPALLKRKGLKDTKDLAMEILNQAHVALAAGEGFGTPGYLRMSYAKSQTELDEAIKRIKGFLNE, from the coding sequence ATGGAAAATTATAAATTTGCAAATAGAATTACGGGCGTGAGTCCTTCGGCTACTTTAGAAATGGGCCGCAAAGCAAAAGAACTTGCTAATCAAGGAGTTGAGGTAATTAACCTTAGTTTGGGAGAACCAGATTTCGTAACGCCTAAATTTATTGATGAAGCCGCTAAAAAGGCTATTGATTCAGGTCTTGCAAGTTTTTATACTGCAACTTTAGGAATTAATGAGCTGAGAATGGCCTTAGCCAATTATTATGATTCAATTGCTCCGCTGGATTTTAAGAATTTTGGCGTTACTGCGAGTACAAAATTGGCGTTATATGCATTGCTCCAGATCCTTATTTCTGACGGAGAAAAGGTAGTGGTTGCGGCTCCCTATTGGGTCAGTTATGAACAGCAGGTGAAGTTAGCAATGGGAGATTTATACGCCGTTTTTCCTGATAATCCGGAAATGAAGTTAACGACTAAAGAATTAGATGAACTTGATTTTATCCCTAAAGCGATTATTTTAAATAATCCGACTAATCCAACGGGTGCGGTCTATTCTAAAGAAGAACTATTAGACATCATTAATTGGGCAGAAGTTAATCAGGTCTATCTCATTGTTGATGAAATTTATGGTAAATTAGTTTATAACGGTACTAAATTTACGAGTGTCTTAGAATTAAAAGAGATTAATAATTCAAAATTAATTGTGGTAGATGGAGTTTCTAAATCTTATTCAATGACTGGTTGGCGCTTGGGCTGGGTTATAGCAGATCCTAAAATCATTAGTAAATTAGGAGAAGTATTAGATCATGTGACTTCAAATCCAGCAGCTGTTTCACAATATGCGGCATTAGCGGCAATTACTAGTGATGGTTCTTCGGTTGAAGAGATGCGCTGTGCTTTTGAAGAAAGGCTTAATACAACTTATGACAAACTACAGGAAGTTAATGGGTTGACGATAGTTGATAAACCACAGGGAGCTTTTTATTTATTTTTAAAAGTAGATCCAGCACTTTTAAAGCGTAAAGGTTTAAAAGATACGAAAGATTTGGCAATGGAAATTTTAAATCAAGCCCATGTTGCACTAGCTGCAGGAGAAGGTTTTGGCACCCCTGGATATCTTAGGATGAGTTATGCAAAAAGTCAGACTGAACTTGATGAAGCAATCAAACGGATCAAAGGATTTTTAAATGAGTAA
- a CDS encoding KUP/HAK/KT family potassium transporter, protein MKDIYNKKESNPKSALKKVSVATILITLGVVYGDIGTSPLYVMKAILADNGGIGKVSTDYVIGSLSLVFWTVMIMTTFKYVLIALKADNKGEGGIFSLYTLVRKRHRWLIVIAMIGGAALLADGMLTPAVTVTTAIEGLKGVKFFGESLITEQSQVIITTIIILSVLFFIQKFGTNSIGRLFGPVMAVWFTFLGVTGLFYVFQDFTILRALNPIYAIRILFSPENHSGIFILGSVFLATTGAEALYSDMGHVGAKNIYASWPYVCVCLVFNYLGQGVWILNNRNNAVLAATPEMNPFYSMLPKNILIFGIIISTLAAIIASQALISGSYTLVSEAIKLKILPRLKIIYPSNIKGQLYMPSVNNLMWVICVLIVFYFKTSSHMEAAYGLAITLTMLMTTMLLYQFMRLKKIKPIFAGFIVGFFGTIETIFFLSSLVKFTHGGYVTAIIALSILTIMFIWSYGGSIKSSETYQANAVSILSFKEQLHTLSNDDSIPYFATNLIALCKSHAPTKIKRDIMYSILDKRPKRAKVYWFVTVNVTDEPYTQKYTVETYDTDYIVNVQLYLGFRVDQKINVFMRQVVKDLMQDGTILRQPQKYTIIPDRQVGDFSFLIIKDELSPETELPQFEKFIVRARLSLERFTVAPDRWYGLEYADTSIEHVPLMLHSVKKRYSIYNHLKRVPVEETREMNVDSEIDDQENED, encoded by the coding sequence ATGAAAGATATCTATAATAAAAAAGAATCTAATCCCAAATCTGCCTTGAAAAAAGTCAGTGTTGCAACAATCCTTATCACTCTAGGCGTTGTCTACGGTGATATTGGAACCTCACCTTTATATGTAATGAAGGCAATCTTAGCCGATAACGGGGGAATCGGCAAAGTTAGTACCGATTATGTCATCGGCTCATTATCACTTGTTTTTTGGACTGTCATGATTATGACCACTTTTAAGTACGTTTTAATTGCCTTAAAAGCTGACAATAAAGGCGAAGGCGGAATCTTTTCGCTTTATACCTTGGTCCGCAAACGCCATCGCTGGTTAATTGTTATCGCAATGATTGGCGGAGCTGCTCTTTTAGCTGATGGAATGTTAACTCCTGCAGTAACAGTAACTACTGCAATTGAAGGGCTTAAAGGTGTTAAATTTTTTGGAGAATCTTTGATAACTGAACAAAGTCAGGTTATCATCACGACTATTATTATTCTTTCGGTTCTTTTCTTTATTCAAAAATTTGGAACCAATAGTATTGGTCGTCTATTTGGCCCCGTGATGGCAGTTTGGTTCACTTTCTTGGGAGTAACTGGTTTATTTTATGTATTCCAAGACTTCACAATTTTAAGAGCTCTTAATCCAATTTATGCAATTAGAATTCTTTTTTCACCAGAGAATCATTCAGGTATTTTTATTTTAGGAAGTGTTTTTCTAGCAACTACGGGGGCTGAAGCTTTATATTCTGACATGGGACATGTTGGAGCCAAAAACATTTATGCCAGTTGGCCGTATGTTTGCGTTTGTCTGGTATTTAACTATTTAGGTCAAGGCGTTTGGATCCTTAACAATCGTAATAATGCTGTTCTAGCTGCAACTCCTGAAATGAATCCATTTTACAGCATGCTGCCAAAAAATATTTTGATTTTTGGAATTATCATTTCAACACTTGCTGCAATTATTGCCTCTCAAGCCTTGATTTCAGGTTCCTACACTTTAGTTTCAGAAGCAATTAAATTAAAGATTTTACCACGGTTGAAAATTATTTATCCAAGTAACATTAAAGGTCAGCTTTATATGCCTTCTGTTAATAATTTAATGTGGGTAATCTGTGTTTTAATTGTCTTTTACTTTAAAACCTCCAGCCACATGGAAGCCGCATACGGACTGGCAATTACTTTAACGATGTTAATGACGACCATGCTTTTATATCAATTCATGCGGTTAAAGAAAATTAAACCAATTTTTGCAGGATTTATTGTTGGATTCTTTGGCACAATTGAAACTATTTTCTTCCTCTCAAGTTTAGTTAAGTTCACTCACGGCGGATACGTTACGGCCATCATTGCTCTTTCGATTTTAACAATTATGTTTATTTGGTCTTATGGAGGAAGCATCAAGTCATCGGAAACTTATCAAGCAAACGCAGTATCTATTCTTTCTTTTAAAGAACAGCTCCATACTCTGAGTAACGATGATTCCATTCCTTATTTTGCAACCAATTTAATTGCATTGTGTAAAAGCCATGCGCCAACCAAAATTAAGCGAGACATTATGTACTCAATTCTTGATAAACGGCCAAAGCGCGCTAAAGTTTATTGGTTTGTAACCGTCAACGTTACTGATGAGCCATATACCCAAAAGTATACAGTTGAAACCTACGACACTGACTATATTGTCAACGTTCAGCTCTATCTAGGTTTTCGAGTTGATCAAAAGATTAACGTCTTTATGCGGCAGGTTGTTAAAGATCTGATGCAGGACGGTACCATTTTGCGTCAGCCGCAAAAATATACAATTATCCCTGACCGACAAGTTGGTGATTTCTCATTCTTAATCATTAAGGATGAACTTTCACCAGAGACGGAACTGCCTCAGTTTGAGAAATTTATTGTCCGCGCTCGATTATCCTTAGAACGATTTACCGTTGCTCCAGATCGTTGGTATGGATTGGAATATGCAGATACATCAATTGAGCACGTTCCATTAATGCTTCACTCCGTTAAGAAACGTTATTCTATTTATAATCATCTTAAACGAGTTCCAGTTGAAGAAACACGAGAAATGAACGTTGATTCAGAAATTGACGATCAAGAAAATGAAGACTAA
- a CDS encoding ABC transporter permease, giving the protein MMKKTYLKASFREIARTKGQFMAIVLIIMLGAMLFVGVKAGGPVLQNSANREVLKQNLSDVQIVSTAGFTNKDLKVLKKVKGASVEAGYQLFYNDPQKNEVFHLLSYNAKAQQNKLSVTAGRLPRTNKEIVLDDQAKKDYHLGDQFKIKSTQINNHQFKIVGFVKSPLFINNEEKGYANVGKGQVDYFAYLSESAFSTPVKSLIQVSFADLKNKSTYSESYKKAVKKDIARLKKTLKNRPQERLNELLRQFDEQLSEAQIKLQKQPPTKDVVQEKEIQSKKKAIVKPVYTYQDRFDNPGFAEYGNLADRIAAIANVFPVFFFFIAALITFTTMTRMVENNRREIGVIKALGYRKSEISFKYLIYTILASIIGVTVGILIGTYILTAIIFVLCSERYSIRHVAFVFDWPSITIAAVVFFLAAVGAAMIALTSELREKPATLMVPKSPKPGKRILLERITIIWSRLSFNHKLTMRNIFRYKSRMIMAVIGISGCTGLLLAGTGLKDSLSSVSAKQFGPITNYQALVILKPNGNVRTVQNELKANPKVKSSFALTTKTVTLHQPDKTNQDLTMQVVPNKDSFKHYIHLLSTKKLNDQGAIITSKIAEDFHLKAGSEIQLTDQGQKLKVHIAGVAENYLGNYIYLSSNYYQKIALKEPKVNSLMVKTDKMSTNLNDRLAQKLLATKEVVSTSFTAQEIKKQNDSISNLNAVVLIFVLLSGLLDFIVLYNLTNINISERMRELSTIKVLGFYDNEVTMYVARENIIFTIFGIVFGWGIGYELTNFILQQAAMENVVFPLVIKPFSYVLAAVLTIVFTLAVTIITHVKLRSIDMVEALKAGE; this is encoded by the coding sequence ATGATGAAGAAAACGTATTTAAAAGCAAGCTTTCGTGAAATAGCTAGAACCAAAGGTCAATTTATGGCAATTGTCTTAATTATTATGTTAGGTGCAATGTTGTTTGTTGGGGTGAAAGCAGGTGGCCCGGTCCTTCAAAACTCTGCCAATCGAGAAGTTCTAAAGCAGAATCTTTCTGATGTTCAAATTGTTTCGACGGCTGGATTTACAAACAAGGATCTTAAAGTGCTCAAGAAAGTAAAGGGTGCTTCTGTTGAGGCCGGTTATCAGCTTTTTTATAATGATCCTCAAAAAAATGAGGTTTTTCATCTTCTTTCATACAATGCTAAAGCACAACAGAATAAACTGTCCGTCACGGCGGGTCGTTTGCCTCGGACAAATAAAGAAATTGTTCTCGATGACCAAGCCAAAAAAGATTATCATTTAGGCGATCAATTTAAAATCAAGAGTACGCAAATTAACAATCATCAATTTAAAATTGTTGGTTTTGTGAAGTCACCGCTTTTTATTAACAATGAAGAAAAAGGTTATGCTAATGTCGGGAAAGGCCAGGTTGATTATTTTGCTTATTTAAGCGAGTCCGCCTTTAGTACACCGGTTAAATCATTAATTCAAGTTTCTTTTGCCGATTTAAAAAATAAGTCTACTTATTCTGAGTCGTATAAAAAAGCTGTCAAAAAAGATATTGCCCGCTTAAAAAAAACCTTAAAAAATCGACCGCAAGAACGGTTAAATGAACTTCTTAGGCAATTTGATGAGCAGTTAAGTGAAGCGCAAATTAAACTTCAGAAGCAACCTCCAACTAAAGATGTAGTTCAGGAGAAGGAGATCCAATCTAAGAAAAAAGCCATTGTTAAGCCAGTTTATACTTATCAAGATCGTTTTGATAATCCGGGATTTGCCGAATATGGCAATTTAGCAGATCGGATTGCAGCGATTGCGAATGTTTTTCCCGTTTTCTTCTTTTTCATTGCCGCCTTGATTACATTTACAACGATGACCCGGATGGTTGAAAATAACCGCCGTGAAATTGGGGTCATAAAAGCCTTAGGATACCGCAAATCTGAGATTTCATTTAAGTATTTAATTTATACCATTTTGGCATCGATAATTGGGGTTACGGTCGGGATTTTAATTGGAACTTACATTTTAACAGCGATTATCTTTGTTCTTTGCAGTGAACGATATAGTATTAGACATGTTGCATTTGTTTTTGATTGGCCCTCAATTACCATTGCTGCAGTTGTGTTTTTCTTAGCAGCTGTGGGAGCTGCAATGATTGCTTTAACTAGTGAGTTAAGAGAAAAGCCTGCCACGCTGATGGTGCCTAAATCACCGAAGCCGGGAAAGCGGATTTTGTTGGAACGGATCACTATTATTTGGTCACGTTTAAGTTTCAATCATAAACTGACAATGCGTAATATTTTTCGTTACAAGTCCCGGATGATTATGGCGGTGATTGGCATTAGCGGCTGTACAGGGTTACTTTTGGCGGGAACGGGATTAAAAGATTCTCTTAGTTCAGTGTCTGCCAAGCAGTTTGGTCCAATTACTAATTATCAGGCATTAGTAATTTTAAAGCCCAATGGGAATGTGAGAACTGTTCAAAATGAATTGAAAGCAAATCCTAAAGTTAAAAGCAGTTTCGCGTTAACCACGAAAACAGTCACTCTCCATCAGCCAGATAAAACAAATCAAGATTTAACAATGCAGGTGGTGCCAAATAAAGACAGTTTTAAGCATTATATTCATCTTTTATCAACGAAGAAGTTAAATGATCAAGGAGCAATAATTACTTCTAAAATTGCCGAAGATTTTCATCTTAAAGCGGGATCTGAAATTCAATTAACCGATCAAGGTCAAAAACTAAAAGTTCATATTGCAGGAGTTGCTGAGAATTACTTGGGAAATTATATTTATTTATCTTCCAATTATTATCAGAAAATTGCATTGAAAGAGCCTAAAGTGAACTCTTTAATGGTTAAGACCGATAAAATGTCGACAAATCTTAATGATCGTTTAGCTCAAAAGCTTTTGGCAACTAAAGAAGTAGTCAGCACTTCATTTACGGCGCAAGAGATTAAAAAACAAAATGATTCGATCAGTAATTTAAACGCAGTCGTCTTGATTTTTGTTCTTTTATCAGGGTTATTGGATTTCATTGTTTTATATAATTTGACAAATATTAATATTTCAGAACGAATGCGTGAGCTTTCAACGATTAAAGTTTTAGGTTTTTATGATAATGAAGTTACAATGTATGTAGCAAGAGAGAATATTATTTTTACAATTTTTGGCATAGTTTTTGGTTGGGGGATTGGTTATGAATTAACAAACTTCATCTTACAGCAGGCGGCAATGGAAAATGTTGTATTTCCTTTAGTCATCAAACCATTTTCTTATGTCTTGGCGGCAGTTTTAACTATCGTGTTTACTTTAGCTGTCACAATAATAACCCATGTAAAATTGCGTTCCATCGATATGGTGGAAGCACTAAAGGCGGGAGAATAA